The sequence gaaaatccactgcatttaaaattacatcCAACCGTACGCCACCTAAATCATGTCTATTCCGGCCATCACATCCAAAAgatttaaaagttaatatatttagGGAATTGTGACTTATAAGAcagtgaaaatgaaaataaatatataatttataatacatacattttaaattaatatttttttaaatgtaacaacagaaaaaaaaaaaagtgtagtAAAATATAGTGCCAAAAAACAACTTTAATCCGTTATACCAGTATTGAACAAAATACGCTAAACATTGCAAATTTATACttataaatcattaattatatatatatatatatatatgaaaagaatttaGTTTCTAATTGAGGTTCCCTGATGTGCAATACCACATGTATGGAACTCATGGAACCATGAGACTGTTTTACATACCTGATTTCATGTTCGGTTTGAAATTGTtgaaaatatgattatatatatatatacatacatggaAAAATATTACGAGGCGCTAGAAGTTAGTTACTGGATTAAAGTACATCTAGAACATTGAAGAATAGCCTTATTAAGTTTCATATCTCAAATTCATTCATGTCAATAAATCATCTAGAACATTGACGAATTGCAGATCTCTTTGGATTTTAATACTCCCATCAAACACATTTTCAGTGACCATTTTGATCTCAGTAAAACTATTTTGAACCCGGATCAGTCGGTCTTCTGGCGCTGTCATCCTCAAATCTCCAATATTAACTTCTTGCTGGACATGTTCGGTTGCCCAAAGATTCACACCATTCCATCTGCGTGGATGCTTCCTGCAGTTAATCTAGCTTCTATTGGTTTCAACTATCATCATCTTAATCTTTTCCTTGATGGCAGGGAATTACCCTTTTGGATTATGAGATCGTTTAAAAAGTtaggatttgtattttaatttccTTCTCCTTCTGTGTTCTTGTTGGTCAGTTGTGGGTGTATTGGCTCTGccttttcctttttaatatTATCAGCTTCTCAGTTGAGAAgttcctttttaaaaaaataaaaataaatccatgTTTTCCAAATACGTAAGCTTTCATAATATTAAACTCtaccaatatttaaaataaattaaataaaaataataaaattattatattaaataaaaatgatattgggtgacaataataaataatatggctaaccgattttcaaatattttttttaaaaattttatatttagatatattttttattcaacttatcaatatataattatcaattttttaggatattaatataaaaatagtaataataaatataaatatagataaaaccctaaaaaaatgcaattgttATCTCAAAATCTCTAGAAAAAACATTGCAGTTTGTGAGTTTTTTCTCAATCTCTtgtgaatttatattttaagttattatgtattttattttttatttgttttatatctaatttaattttttaatttttgtgattatttgttgtctaaaaatatttgatatttgttaaataattagtggatatttgttaaatatttttttgattatttgttatgaaaatttttgtgaaaactattagatatttgttgtgattaattgttatgaaaaattaattattcacatataatttgttaaataattgttgtacaaataaatttagattatgaatttgttctgagttgttttttaattgtattatttgttaatttagtgtgTAAATACTAGTTGAGTTATTTgctaattatatagatataacAAGTTTTTTACacctaaataaaattttttagatggatatatattttatacatatcaagtttaaacaataaagttatttaatatttttaaattttttaaatttgaaatcataaaaaaatgactataaaaatatttaagtagtTTTTAACTCTGTTGTATGCATCTCATTCCTTGATTATGTAGCAAGCATGGAGACTCGCTCCTTTTTTGTCTTCTCATTTATGCAGAGAATTTGAAATCATTTTGTTTTCTCGGAATAATGTTGAAAAGATTCGATCTGATATCGCTAAGTATTTGGGATTGTCATATGCTGATGCTGGTGCAATTTGCAATTTCTTGAGGAGAAAGAGTTTTCTGTTGCTGCTAGATGATCTTCGGAGCTCACTTGATCTTGAGACGATTGGAGTACCTGACATTCGGCACCATGCtcaagacaagaagaagaggatggtGGTTTTCACAACACGGTCCGAGGCAATTTGCGGTAGCATGGAAGctaatgagaagaaaaaaatggagtgCCTGGATGACAATGCAGCATGGAGTTTGTTCAAAGAGAAAGCCGGTAAAGAGTTCATTGCATCTGATAAACAAATCCGACATCATGCAGCGGATATCACAAAGAAATGCGCTGGACTTCCGCTTGCTCTTGTCACCGTAGGCAAAGCGATGTCTACTAAGAAGACACCTGGAGAATGGGAGTATGTTGCCACCATGATGAGAAAGTCCAAATATCAGAACATTCCAGGTATGAAGGAATCAAACTTCTTTCCTATTTTGAAGATCAGTTATGACAGTTTGGAGAG comes from Dioscorea cayenensis subsp. rotundata cultivar TDr96_F1 chromosome 15, TDr96_F1_v2_PseudoChromosome.rev07_lg8_w22 25.fasta, whole genome shotgun sequence and encodes:
- the LOC120277646 gene encoding probable disease resistance protein At1g15890, with translation MPPEMEVKALCEQAQAILVEEWNVEPISCPITIRSDIAKYLGLSYADAGAICNFLRRKSFLLLLDDLRSSLDLETIGVPDIRHHAQDKKKRMVVFTTRSEAICGSMEANEKKKMECLDDNAAWSLFKEKAGKEFIASDKQIRHHAADITKKCAGLPLALVTVGKAMSTKKTPGEWEYVATMMRKSKYQNIPGMKESNFFPILKISYDSLESDNLRQCFLYCSLWGEDEQIPTDELIECWMGHGLLDDFDELNEAYIKGETIIGILKEACLLKSGMQQGNIVTFFINIDAELHQFLFSFVGRSVDATEAWFVQEDTLNLVHSMP